gggtgagtaaggtagatgaatctcgtggtgagaacaatgtattctaactaaacaataaatttggggttaccttataacatgtaaggtaagaaaacagggatgatttacagcaggaaggtgagtgtaaacaaaagataatgagaagaatggaatgaagatggcgctgaaataaggtgatgtatttacaaagaaaatggaaaaatatactttagacaaatcagatatgttagcatatgtacaacatatggggatatcacagtccccccttgtttttgtttttttccatttcccgaggatcaaccgaggttatccttgataatgagtctgccacaatgttttctcgtcctgatatggcgattacttggatattatgtgcagacagtatgtatgaccatcttaaaagtttagggttgagagtagtggacctatggagatgcgacagaggagagtggtcgctgtagacgtagatcgtgtcttgtccatcaacatagatctcgtatctctggatggtagctacgatggcgaatagttctttctccacagtgggccaatttagttgggaacccataaatcgtccactggaataagagactggtaacagatcagctagtgggggcaggtttcctgttatggctgttattggagcaggatgctgtaataaaatgccccatatccaagatcactagcgtctgtttggagatagaatggtttggtgaggttaggtgccattaatataggaggagatgacaagtaagtttttagctggttaaatatttgatcatgttgctggctccaagaaaaatttacttttgaagaagttaaagcaaatagtggtcctgtgaacggtgagaaatttggactgaacttagagtaatatcctaccatacctagaaatctttttaattcctgtttggtagttggaacaggataagaagttatggcgctaatatttgcatcatggggtaatactttaccactcccaactcgatgaccaaggtaagatacctgacctttgcaaaaattactttttgctaagttgatcgttaatccatgttgtttcaaccttgagaaaacttcttttatcttttgaatatggtttacccaggtgtcagaggcaataatgatgtcatctaaatatacaaatactttttccaagtcctgtaaaattaaagacattactctttggaaggtggcaggtgcgttggctaatccgaatggcattacattataactaaataagccaaatggagtgataaataaagaaatttcctttgccgtttctgttaatttaatttggtaataacccttcaacaaatctatttgggttaagtaggtcgaattacttacttggtcaatgatatcttgtattcttggtagaggatacgaatctttaattgttaaattattaatcttcctgtaatcggtacaaagacgaaatttaccatttttctttcctactaggagacatggggaagcccatggtgatgcactgggttctgccaatccttctcttactaagtagttcacttctttcatgatacccaatttcttctgtgatgttcgatagaaagcttgtttaatgggtgcagcacctggttgtagtttgatgtcatgatctagcatggtgcatctgcctggtttatctgaagttatactaggaaattcatggaataaagctactaaagatttacattttgatgcagataagggttttagatagtctgataagttttccaagatctttgagttttgagaatcctgccaagatgcagttattggatcatctgtaaattgatccataggacaatctatgtatggtatggcactagtaatcattaccgttttattttcagctgttgagggagacaaataggcctttaagaggtttatgtagactaattgagtagacttacgcttatctggagtggcgattatatagttggttggcgagatacgttgagtgatggtataaggtccctggtatttctctcgtaggggagagcctgcaagcggatggtatagcagcactgcatctcctactttgaaacttctggttttagcctttttatcatagttaatcttcatcttctcttgagctgttatcaagttagttttggcaatggagtgaagatctgaaagtttcttgttgagttctgaaatatattgggaaagaggtacctcattatctcccaacttcaggatgcgttctttgactgaactgaggatagttcgtggccgtcgaccgaagagtagttcaaaaggtgacataccagtagactgatttcgaactcctcgtatgatgtacatgatcagttccaaatcgcaatcccactcgttacctgaactatggatgtatttccggagaagatttttaatggtctggtgagtgcgttctaatgctccattggtctgtggatggtaagctgaggatgagacttgggttatatggtaatctttcatagctgttttaaaagcatg
This Palaemon carinicauda isolate YSFRI2023 chromosome 25, ASM3689809v2, whole genome shotgun sequence DNA region includes the following protein-coding sequences:
- the LOC137618595 gene encoding uncharacterized protein — its product is MKNDIKEYVKTCTTCQKVSSPNVKVPVAPLKPILVPKEPFSKIIVDCVGPLPKTKRGHEYLLTALCPTTRYPFAVPLRNISAKNILKSLVSIFTVVGFPTELQCDQGTNFMSHAFKTAMKDYHITQVSSSAYHPQTNGALERTHQTIKNLLRKYIHSSGNEWDCDLELIMYIIRGVRNQSTGMSPFELLFGRRPRTILSSVKERILKLGDNEVPLSQYISELNKKLSDLHSIAKTNLITAQEKMKINYDKKAKTRSFKVGDAVLLYHPLAGSPLREKYQGPYTITQRISPTNYIIATPDKHKPGRCTMLDHDIKLQPGAAPIKQAFYRTSQKKLGIMKEVNYLVREGLAEPSASPWASPCLLVGKKNGKFRLCTDYRKINNLTIKDSYPLPRIQDIIDQVSNSTYLTQIDLLKGYYQIKLTETAKEISLFITPFGLFSYNVMPFGLANAPATFQRVMSLILQDLEKVFVYLDDIIIASDTWVNHIQKIKEVFSRLKQHGLTINLAKSNFCKGQVSYLGHRVGSGKVLPHDANISAITSYPVPTTKQELKRFLGMVGYYSKFSPNFSPFTGPLFALTSSKVNFSWSQQHDQIFNQLKTYLSSPPILMAPNLTKPFYLQTDASDLGYGAFYYSILLQ